CCGATGCCCGGACGCTCGTGGTACCTGATCGATTCGCTGCAGACGAGGGATGCCGCGGGCATCACGACCGCCGCCGAGTCGCTGCTGCGCTGGCTCGACACGGCCGCTGCAGGTGCGCCATCGATCGCCCTGCTGGGCTTCTCGCAGGGCGCAGCGGTGTCGCTTCAGGCGCTGCGTCTGGACCCCGACCGGATCGACGCGGTGGTGGCGCTGAGCGGCTACGCCGCGCAGGGAGAGCTGCCGGGTGACGCCGTGCTGCAGGAGCAGCGTCCGCCGGTGTTCTGGGGTCGCGGCAGTCGCGACGATGTCATCCCGCCCAACCTCGTCGATCACACCGCGCAGTGGCTGCCCGGGCACTCCGAGCTCTCCGGCCGCGTCTACCAGGGGCTCACCCACTCCATCTCGGAGCAGGAGCTCGCCGACGTGCGGGTCTTCCTGTCGCAGTGGAAGGACTCGGTCGCCCCGGCCTGAGCCGGGCCTCGGGCCGGGACCTGCAACCTCAGCGCTTCGCGCCGGGAACGTCGGCGTCGACCCAGACCAGCCGGTGGTCGCTCGACGGAAACGGGTACGTGCCCGTCAGCCGTGAGAGCGGATCGTCGGATGCCGGCCAGAAGACGCCGGAGTCGACGATGCGGATCTGCCGGCTGGGCAGCACGTAGTCCACGCGCAGGTTTCCCGGAGGCTCGGAGAAATCGGCGGTGTCCTCGGCCGGGTCGCCGAGGTGCTCGGCATTGACCCCGCCCTGCGAAGCGGCCGCCTCCGCACCTCCGGAGCTGGCGGGAACCGAACCGGTGTTGATGTGCGGATGCTCGAGCAGCTGCGCGATCGCGCCCGCCGTCGAGTCGCCGTCGTGCGGGTCGGCGTTCTGGTCGCCGGCGATGACGAACAGGTCGCCGCCGCCCAGGCCGCCGGTGCGCCCTGCGTCGTCGACGATGTACGCGCTGGTCTCGGCATCCGAGACGTAGTCGGCCCAGAAGCGGATCTCGTCGTGGTTGCGGGTGCCGTTGCGATCCTCGGCCCCGTCGAAGGTGGGCGGCGTGGGGTGCGAGACGAGGAAGTGCACGGTCTTGTTCTTCGACACGCGGATCGGCAGATCCCAGTGCGACTTGCTCGACAGCGGGAACTGCGCGAGCTCCTCCTCGGAGTAGAAGTCGCCGGGCTCAGGCGTCGAGGGATCGTCGGGAAGCATCGCCCCCGGCATGTCCGCCCAGCGGAAGTTCTGGAACGTGCGGATCGCGTCTTCGTCGATCGGATGCTTCGAGTACACCGCCATACCGTACTGGCCGGGGAAGAGACCGAATCCCCAGGCGTCGTCGCCGCCCGAGACCCGTCCGTCGTCGTTGAGATCGAAGCCGCTGGGCACTCCGGTGTTCACCGGCGCCGCGTATCGATAGGGGTAGCTGACCGGCTGCGCATCGCCGTGCGGCACAGCGAGGTAGTTGTCGTGGAAGAGGCGCAGCGCCTCGCCATCGGCGTCGTAGTCGAACTCGTTGATCAGCAGCACATCGGGGTCGGCCCGCTGGATGATCTCGGCCACCGCATCCGCCTGGGCATTGCCGGGCTCGGACAGGTCGCGCACGAGCGCACCCAGCTCGCCGCGGTTCAGTGAGGCGTTGAAGGTCGCGAATCGCACGTCAGCCACACCACCCTTCGTCTCGGACTGCGCCGGCTTGGAATGCGCCGGCTTCCGGTGCTCGGAGTTCTTCCCCTGGCCGGACCTGTCCGGCGTGTGCAGCGCCGGCGGCTCCCCGCCGGTTCCGCCGTCGTCGGCCAGCGCGGGCATCGCGACGGCTCCGGAGGCGCCGATGAACAGGACGGATGCGGCGAGCGCGAGACTGCGCAGGCGCCGTGGCGTGTTCGTCATGCGGTCACGATAACCGTGCAGGATGACCGGGGACAGGCGGTTGCGTGAACGGCCGGCCACATGCTCGACCCGGCCGTTCAGCGGTCAGCGGCGTCTTCCGGGCCGCCGGGGGCCTCATCACCCGGCAGGTCGCCCGAAGTGACGTCGGGAGCGACGTCGGGAGCGACGTCGGGCGCGGCATCCGCTGCGTCTGCGGCATCCGCTGCGTCTGCGGCATCCGCGTGACGACGGGCGCGACGCGCCCCGGCGACGGTGAACGCCGCCATCAGCGCGGCGCCGATGGCCACGCCGATGCCGAGCCCCAGGGGCATGTTGTCGAGTGCTGAGCCGAGCGCGACACCCGTGCCCATCCCGATCGCGAGCCCGGCGCCCCAGCTCAGCCGCGCGCGCATCTCGTGGGAACTCGGCTGCCTGTCATCCATGCCTCCACGGTACGGGGGCGCGGACGCTGCGGCATCCCTCGACCAACCCGCGTCGTTCCGTATTTGGAACGTTCGTTAAGTCTATTGAACAGCGAGTGGTTTTCCCGCTACTCTCGGGCCGACCCCGTCACCGCAAGACCGATCACAACGGAGAGATCAGCATGACAATCGACCTGTCACGGCGAACCCTGCTCATGGGCGTCGGCGCCATCGTCACGACAAGCGTCCTCGGCGACATCGCCGGCCCTCTGCCCGCGGCCGTCGCCGCCGGGCCCGTGACGTGGACCGATGTCGTCGGACGATTCGAATCACGCCACGAACCGTGGACGGTCTCGTACGGCCCCGAGTACGGCACCGCAGGCGGCGGATTCGTGCGGGACGAGGAACGTGCTGCTGAAGGGACGTTCTCGGGCCGGCTCACGGCGGACTTCACCAGCGCCGGACGATACGTCGCCCTCGTCAAGACGCTCGACCACCTCGAGATCCAGAAGGTGCGCTTCAAGGTCACCGGCCGCAACATCACCCGGGTCGCGGTGCGGCTGGTCAGCGGCACCCGGGTGCTGCGCCAGGCCTATGCCGCCGTACCACCCGGCCCCGGCGCCTGGATCGGCATCGAGATGGACCGCTGGAACAACATCGTCGGATTCCCCGACGCGGTCACCCTGCAGATCCAGGTCTGGAAGGACCACCTCGCCCTCGCCACCGACCCCACCGGCGACCTGTGGGTGGACGACGTGCAGATCGACCACCTCGTGCAGGAGCAGAAGCCGGCGACGCTGGAGACCTCGGGCCTGCCCGTGCTGCTGCTCGGCGATGCCGATCCTGTCCCGCTGAGCGTGCGAGCCACCTACTCCGACCGCGACCCGCGGGATGTCACCCAGCACTCCGCGCTGAGCAGCTCAAACACCGCAGTGATCACCATCGACAAGTACGGCGCGCTCAAGCCCGTGGCCGCCGGACGGGCTGAGATCCGCATCGAGCACCTCGGCGTCTCCCAGACGTTCCCGGTCGAAGTGCGCGCACCGCGCGACCTCGCACCGATCACGATCCGCGACGGCAAGTTCCATGACGGCGATGCGCCGTTCGGGTTCACCGGCTTCAACTACGACCTGTTCCTGCTTAGCTATCCGCGCCGCGCACTGTGGTCGGGCCTCGACGCCGACGTGAGCCTCATGGCCAGCTGGGGTCTCGCTGCGATCCGCGTGCCGCTCGCCATCGGTCTCGTGCAGCCGGCGAACGGCGTCTTCCCCGACGACGACGCCTGGGCGGGTGAGCTGCGCAAGCGCGGGCTGAACACCGAGTTCATCAAGATGCTCGACCATTTCGTCGCACGTGCCGGCGAGCACGGCATCCGGGTCATCCTCGACTGGCACCGCTCGCCCACCGACCCGTACGACTACTGGCAGGGCGGCACGCCGTCGGACCGCGGGACGGGCAAGCCGGGCACCGCGGTGTCGTACCTCGCACCCTCGCCCACCGAGAGCGGCGAGCTCGACCTGACGGATGCCGAGCACCGCACGGTGCTCTTCGACTCGCACCGGTGGATCGCCGGCCACTACAAGGGCAACCCGAACGTGCTCGGTATCGAGGTGCCGCACAACGAACCGCATGCCGCGTACATGTCGATCCAGTCGAACTGGCGTCGCCTGACCGAGCAGGCGTCGCTGGCGGTCAAGGCCGGCGACCCCGGCCGGCTGACCCTCGCGATGCCGCCCGCCTACGGCCACGACGTCTCGACGGCGGCACCGACCTGGCAGTTCTCGAACATCGTCGACGCGAACGCGCCGCACCACTACCTGCCCAATGCGCCGATCCCCGCCCGTGACGACGCGTCGTCGCGCCGGTCGCCGTGGCTGGCGCGCGACATCGACGCGGTCTTCGCCTACGCCATCCCGGCCCTGTTCGCGCCGTACTCCACCTCGAAGCACCCGGTCTACAACGGCGAGGGCGGCCACTACGGCTTCGAATCGTTCCTGCCCGACATGGATCGCGTCGAGGCCGCCGACTACATGACCGAGGCCGGGCTGGTGCAGTACTACGCGGCGGGTGCCGCCGGGCAGCTGCACTGGAGCCTGTGGCACAACCTGAACGACTTCGTGCCGTTCGAGGAGCTGTTCGACAAGCACTACCGGCGGTTCTCGCCGGTCTACTCGGCGGGGCCCGTCGACTGGTCGGGTGCTGAGGTCGCCTTCATCCAGAATCCCGCAGCGGTTCCCGCCGCGAACGGGCACAATTTCGCGGTCGTCCCGTTCGTGCGCCGCGCACTCGATCTGCACCTGCCGACCTGGCACCTGCTGACGGACGACGAGATCATCGAGACGATGCTCACCCAGGTGCCCTCTGGGCTCGAGCAGGTCGAGGGGCTGGCAGCCTCGTTCGACTACAAGGCGGTGGTCGCCGACCGGCGCAACCTCGACCGGCGCGTACGGCAGGTGCTCGAGCGCGACGACTTCGACCGGCCGATCCTCTGGCTCGACGACGCGGAGGATCTCACTGTCGATGCGCTGGGTGCGTTCCTGCGCCGCGCGGGTGTCGCAGAGGACAGGCGCACGAGTGCACACCTGCAGCTGGTCTACGGGCCGCAGCACCTGGTGGTCTACCGTCGCGGTGGCGCGGACGGCCGGGAACGCGTCTTCCCTCGGGTGCGACGGGACGGGGCGTTCTCGCTCGTGGACGAGTCGGGCGAGAAGGTCTACCAGGGGGATGCCGCGACCCTCTCGACCCGCGGGATCTCGGTCGATCTGCCCACCTGGCGCAGCCTGATCCTGCGCATCGAGTGATCTGAATCGGACGGGCGGGGTGGGGCCGCGGGTGCCCCGCCCCGCCCGTGTTCCCTGCAGCCACACGTGCGACACGCCCGGGTTGCGCGATGCAGGGATGCGCCGGTACAGTCGTCGAGTCCTGTCCGCCGTGTCTGGAA
This is a stretch of genomic DNA from Microbacterium sp. YJN-G. It encodes these proteins:
- a CDS encoding alpha/beta hydrolase encodes the protein MTEPLTIDDAATRWSTEDRDGMPLLVLLHGYGADEHDLFGLVPYLPDGLAVASVAAPLTPPWPMPGRSWYLIDSLQTRDAAGITTAAESLLRWLDTAAAGAPSIALLGFSQGAAVSLQALRLDPDRIDAVVALSGYAAQGELPGDAVLQEQRPPVFWGRGSRDDVIPPNLVDHTAQWLPGHSELSGRVYQGLTHSISEQELADVRVFLSQWKDSVAPA
- a CDS encoding endonuclease/exonuclease/phosphatase family protein, producing MTNTPRRLRSLALAASVLFIGASGAVAMPALADDGGTGGEPPALHTPDRSGQGKNSEHRKPAHSKPAQSETKGGVADVRFATFNASLNRGELGALVRDLSEPGNAQADAVAEIIQRADPDVLLINEFDYDADGEALRLFHDNYLAVPHGDAQPVSYPYRYAAPVNTGVPSGFDLNDDGRVSGGDDAWGFGLFPGQYGMAVYSKHPIDEDAIRTFQNFRWADMPGAMLPDDPSTPEPGDFYSEEELAQFPLSSKSHWDLPIRVSKNKTVHFLVSHPTPPTFDGAEDRNGTRNHDEIRFWADYVSDAETSAYIVDDAGRTGGLGGGDLFVIAGDQNADPHDGDSTAGAIAQLLEHPHINTGSVPASSGGAEAAASQGGVNAEHLGDPAEDTADFSEPPGNLRVDYVLPSRQIRIVDSGVFWPASDDPLSRLTGTYPFPSSDHRLVWVDADVPGAKR
- a CDS encoding glycoside hydrolase family 5 protein gives rise to the protein MTIDLSRRTLLMGVGAIVTTSVLGDIAGPLPAAVAAGPVTWTDVVGRFESRHEPWTVSYGPEYGTAGGGFVRDEERAAEGTFSGRLTADFTSAGRYVALVKTLDHLEIQKVRFKVTGRNITRVAVRLVSGTRVLRQAYAAVPPGPGAWIGIEMDRWNNIVGFPDAVTLQIQVWKDHLALATDPTGDLWVDDVQIDHLVQEQKPATLETSGLPVLLLGDADPVPLSVRATYSDRDPRDVTQHSALSSSNTAVITIDKYGALKPVAAGRAEIRIEHLGVSQTFPVEVRAPRDLAPITIRDGKFHDGDAPFGFTGFNYDLFLLSYPRRALWSGLDADVSLMASWGLAAIRVPLAIGLVQPANGVFPDDDAWAGELRKRGLNTEFIKMLDHFVARAGEHGIRVILDWHRSPTDPYDYWQGGTPSDRGTGKPGTAVSYLAPSPTESGELDLTDAEHRTVLFDSHRWIAGHYKGNPNVLGIEVPHNEPHAAYMSIQSNWRRLTEQASLAVKAGDPGRLTLAMPPAYGHDVSTAAPTWQFSNIVDANAPHHYLPNAPIPARDDASSRRSPWLARDIDAVFAYAIPALFAPYSTSKHPVYNGEGGHYGFESFLPDMDRVEAADYMTEAGLVQYYAAGAAGQLHWSLWHNLNDFVPFEELFDKHYRRFSPVYSAGPVDWSGAEVAFIQNPAAVPAANGHNFAVVPFVRRALDLHLPTWHLLTDDEIIETMLTQVPSGLEQVEGLAASFDYKAVVADRRNLDRRVRQVLERDDFDRPILWLDDAEDLTVDALGAFLRRAGVAEDRRTSAHLQLVYGPQHLVVYRRGGADGRERVFPRVRRDGAFSLVDESGEKVYQGDAATLSTRGISVDLPTWRSLILRIE